One part of the Diadema setosum chromosome 6, eeDiaSeto1, whole genome shotgun sequence genome encodes these proteins:
- the LOC140229719 gene encoding putative nuclease HARBI1, with translation MPNTLGCIDCTHIPLRAPSENEHTFVNRKGRHTMNIQAIVDSKMRFLNVVAKWPGSTHDAFIWESCNVLEDFRMGRMPAGWLLGDSGYPLQPWLLTPVANPNTQSERRFNSSLSRTRVCVEQAFGLLKSRFRCLDLSGGSLCYDPLRVCKITISCCVLHNICIARNIQPPDNIVNMVLDQDDAPFPDFGDNRHAERGQQIRRHLIDTWFT, from the exons ATGCCAAACACTCTAGGCTGTATTGACTGCACACACATTCCGCTACGTGCTCCGTCAGAAAATGAACACACCTTTGTTAATCGGAAAGGTCGGCATACCATGAACATCCAGGCGATTGTGGATTCAAAGATGCGTTTCCTTAATGTTGTTGCCAAATGGCCGGGGTCTACCCATGATGCGTTTATTTGGGAATCCTGCAACGTCCTGGAAGATTTCCGCATGGGCAGAATGCCTGCAGGATGGTTACTTG GAGATAGCGGATATCCTCTGCAACCATGGCTTCTAACTCCCGTGGCTAATCCCAATACGCAGTCTGAAAGAAGATTCAATAGCAGTCTGTCAAGAACCCGGGTATGCGTTGAGCAAGCGTTCGGCCTCCTCAAGTCCCGTTTCAGATGTCTTGATCTCAGCGGTGGCTCGCTCTGCTACGACCCTCTTCG AGTGTGTAAGATCACCATATCGTGTTGTGTATTACACAACATATGCATCGCCAGAAACATTCAACCTCCCGACAACATCGTGAACATGGTACTCGATCAAGACGATGCCCCATTTCCGGACTTCGGCGACAACAGGCACGCTGAGAGGGGTCAACAAATTAGACGACATCTCATTGACACATGGTTCACATAG